One stretch of Urocitellus parryii isolate mUroPar1 chromosome 12, mUroPar1.hap1, whole genome shotgun sequence DNA includes these proteins:
- the LOC113200837 gene encoding uncharacterized protein C2orf78-like: protein MHSRGSVTQTSSGVVSSSFVSAIDVTSSLTMSGNFQNSSLLGTANSLQLSLPVVSNSASLTGNVCDFSRVSAPAATSAWLLPSTSGTSFQPLMGSAYLYQHSSTAMVSGVTGHNQIPIAPASYPSIFEWNVTGGTEKKSSSLGDFTLTVIDQNTAGSSMSMTAQYDKTSDANAMVPVYPSLSARLVQTTPFQIPNQGQSLSLPYQEGSQVYYYDQNTLGTLFSGELGPSLQSYGSVPYAGGSATAPQPEMVMVLKEVQPTNVLPSVSTPGIYYSVSAQPITETNSQVMETSLGMEASLGLQPPSQTFCLPPPPEIPNSCSSRNIQILESNPPTELGDISITPLQSSSDFLTLPPTPREEQMESKNLDEINTMLSKPLDAYQLAIENQDPPLLPLEIPDIHQLLASIGPLDQEEMPHCENINLENHSLSLQDQGTLENEIDFSSDFPDLAALVDDIHLPELFSCLKDLDPPESPTIIQSNDIGAIMMNQGQENSNIKEGPGDPVRKKKHKASEPPDGTPQAKIQSRNPECPLEGEEVTCSDADNNRSPVHTTQHSNGKLQKAASNRNSRAKGHRQEKNKRSRENSSKKAEERKQAGKTLKAEEKPTAPKTKRKRNQPELCQENFKKPRSCLGMHMLESVQVFHALGKKNDKKTGISSSRALGNSGSTKDPRPCPAMKPWLEVKDPEKTQVKSQKPDVGAEKGCPSSSQYELPPPGKVKLVPLPFLTPEKPQPRPVYRRPQSLASRKPNVANPAQPSSTSLAQPKAVNQSQPATANPSWMRPAKPAQPVLNSAIQSSFTTSTQPSVPPSAASRPAPYKTSSCTSLQRDPASTVVTKPQPLPFKPQNQYLLQDFALQPIPWRKPNVPEPVMSTPITEEQRPEREAMKKKAQQERENAAKYTAVGKVQYFIEREREMEISRYYGYI, encoded by the exons GAAATTTCCAAAATTCTTCTTTACTTGGAACTGCAAATTCTCTgcagctctctcttcctgtggtgaGCAATTCAGCTTCTCTGACAGGAAATGTCTGCGACTTCTCCAGAGTCTCTGCTCCAGCTGCCACTTCAGCATGGCTACTGCCCTCAACCTCTGGCACCTCCTTCCAGCCACTCATGGGCAGTGCCTACCTTTATCAGCATTCTAGCACAGCCATGGTGTCTGGGGTTACTGGTCATAACCAGATCCCCATAGCACCTGCCTCCTATCCAAGCATTTTTGAGTGGAATGTCACAGGAGGTACTGAAAAGAAGTCATCTTCACTTGGGGACTTTACTCTGACTGTCATTGATCAGAACACAGCAGGTTCCTCCATGTCTATGACAGCCCAATATGATAAAACTTCAGATGCCAATGCCATGGTCCCCGTGTATCCATCACTGTCTGCCAGGCTTGTCCAGACAACACCATTTCAGATTCCAAATCAGGGACAGAGCCTGTCACTTCCCTACCAAGAAGGAAGCCAGGTCTATTACTATGATCAAAACACTCTGGGGACTCTGTTCTCTGGAGAACTTGGCCCCAGCCTGCAATCCTATGGCTCTGTGCCATATGCAGGAGGTAGTGCCACTGCCCCTCAACCAGAAATGGTGATGGTGCTGAAGGAGGTTCAGCCCACAAATGTCCTACCATCAGTCTCTACCCCGGGGATCTATTACTCTGTGTCTGCTCAGCCTATCACAGAAACAAATAGTCAAG TAATGGAAACTTCCCTAGGGATGGAGGCTTCCTTGGGATTGCAACCTCCAAGTCAGACATTTtgtctgcctccacctccagaaATCCCCAACTCCTGCAGCAGCAGAAATATCCAAATACTTGAGAGTAATCCACCAACTGAACTTGGGGACATATCAATAACTCCACTCCAGAGTTCTTCTGATTTCTTGACACTGCCTCCCACTCCAAGAGAAGAGCAAATGGAGAGTAAGAATTTGGACGAAATTAACACCATGCTTTCAAAGCCTCTGGATGCCTACCAGCTTGCAATAGAAAACCAGGATCCTCCACTACTTCCATTAGAAATTCCTGATATCCACCAGCTTCTGGCCTCCATTGGTCCTCTGGACCAAGAGGAGATGCCACATTGTGAAAATATCAATCTGGAAAACCACAGCCTGAGTCTTCAGGACCAGGGGACACTTGAAAATGAGATTGACTTCAGCAGTGATTTTCCAGACCTCGCTGCACTGGTGGACGATATTCACCTTCCTGAGCTCTTCAGTTGCTTGAAAGATCTTGATCCACCTGAAAGTCCCACAATAATACAATCTAATGATATCGGAGCCATTATGATGAATCAGGGGCAAGAAAACTCAAACATCAAAGAGGGTCCTGGAGATCCAGTGAGGAAGAAAAAACATAAAGCCTCGGAGCCTCCTGATGGAACTCCTCAGGCCAAAATCCAGTCAAGGAACCCAGAGTGCCCATTAGAGGGAGAAGAAGTTACTTGCAGTGATGCAGACAATAATAGGTCTCCTGTGCACACCACCCAGCACTCCAATGGCAAACTTCAGAAAGCCGCATCCAATAGGAACAGCAGAGCTAAGGGCCACcggcaggaaaaaaacaaaaggagcaGAGAAAACAGCTCCAAGAAAGCCGAAGAGAGGAAGCAGGCAGGCAAGACGCTCAAGGCAGAAGAGAAGCCTACTGCTCCTAAGACAAAGCGGAAGAGGAACCAACCTGAGCTTTGccaagaaaactttaaaaagcctCGGAGCTGTCTCGGCATGCACATGCTGGAGTCGGTGCAGGTTTTCCACGCACTGGGGAAGAAGAATGATAAGAAAACTGGGATCTCTTCCTCCCGGGCCCTGGGCAACTCAGGCAGTACCAAAGACCCCCGTCCATGCCCAGCTATGAAACCATGGCTGGAGGTTAAAGATCCTGAGAAAACACAAGTTAAATCCCAGAAACCAGATGTCGGTGCTGAAAAAGGGTGTCCATCTTCTTCCCAGTATGAGCTTCCACCACCTGGGAAGGTTAAATTGGTACCTCTGCCTTTTCTTACCCCAGAGAAACCTCAACCTCGACCTGTCTATCGGAGGCCACAGTCTCTGGCCTCACGAAAACCCAATGTGGCAAACCCTGCTCAGCCTAGTTCTACTAGCTTGGCTCAACCCAAGGCAGTCAACCAATCCCAACCAGCTACTGCCAACCCATCTTGGATGCGTCCAGCCAAGCCAGCTCAGCCAGTTTTAAACAGTGCAATTCAGTCAAGTTTTACCACTTCTACCCAGCCTAGTGTCCCTCCATCTGCTGCTTCTAGGCCTGCACCCTACAAAACATCATCTTGTACTTCTCTCCAGCGGGACCCTGCTTCCACTGTAGTGACCAAGCCCCAACCACTACCATTCAAGCCTCAAAACCAGTATCTACTCCAAGACTTCGCCTTACAACCAATTCCATGGAGGAAACCCAATGTTCCTGAGCCAGTAATGTCAACGCCCATCACGGAAGAGCAGAGGCCAGAGCGGGAAGCCATGAAGAAGAAGGCTCAACAAGAGCGTGAGAATGCTGCCAAGTACACTGCTGTGGGGAAAGTTCAGTATTTcattgagagggaaagagagatggagattTCTCGCTACTatggttatatataa